From the genome of Nicotiana sylvestris chromosome 2, ASM39365v2, whole genome shotgun sequence, one region includes:
- the LOC104245391 gene encoding uncharacterized protein isoform X1, whose product MRSMASSASSRGNIAAIVGVGPKLGRSIARKFAHEGYTVAILARDLGRLSRFADEIAREEKAQVFAIRIDCSDSRSIREAFEGVLSLGFVEVLVYNAYQPVSWHPTNFTDIRVEHFEKSLAVSSVGAFHCAQQVVPGMVERGRGTILFTGCSASLSGIAGYSQLSGCGKFAMRALSQCLAKEFQPLGVHVANVIIHGIVGTPRGAIASSSQHRLLVGEQQHQQTRGREGEGLMDPDALAQTYWYLHIQDRSSWTQEIDLHPSNQRYM is encoded by the exons ATGCGGAGCATGGCGAGTTCAGCCTCATCCAGAGGGAATATTGCTGCCATTGTTGGTGTGGGACCGAAACTCGGCCGCTCTATCGCCCGCAAGTTCGCCCACGAAGGCTATACTGTTGCCATCCTCGCCCGTGACTTAG GTAGATTATCAAGATTTGCAGATGAGATAGCGAGAGAAGAAAAAGCTCAGGTCTTTGCCATCAGGATAGATTGTTCAGATTCCCGAAGCATAAGAGAGGCATTTGAGGGAGTTCTATCACTGGGCTTTGTGGAAGTGTTGGTCTACAATGCATACCAGCCAGTATCTTGGCACCCCACAAACTTCACAGACATTAGAGTTGAACACTTTGAGAAATCTCTGGCTGTCTCTTCCGTCGGCGCCTTCCACTGCGCTCAACAG GTAGTTCCAGGTATGGTGGAAAGAGGAAGAGGGACAATTCTTTTCACTGGGTGTTCAGCTTCTCTTAGTGGCATTGCCGGTTATTCTCAGTTAT CAGGCTGTGGAAAATTTGCAATGAGAGCCTTATCTCAATGTCTAGCAAAGGAGTTTCAACCTCTTGGAGTACACGTGGCGAATGTCATCATCCACGGCATCGTTGGCACGCCCAG GGGGGCAATAGCATCAAGTTCGCAGCACAGGTTGTTGGTTGGGGAACAACAGCACCAACAAACCAGGGGACGGGAAGGGGAGGGGTTGATGGACCCAGATGCGCTGGCTCAAACCTACTGGTATTTGCACATCCAAGACCGATCCTCTTGGACCCAAGAGATTGATCTCCACCCCTCCAACCAAAGATACATGTAG
- the LOC104245391 gene encoding short-chain dehydrogenase/reductase ARMGADRAFT_1018421-like isoform X2 — MRSMASSASSRGNIAAIVGVGPKLGRSIARKFAHEGYTVAILARDLGRLSRFADEIAREEKAQVFAIRIDCSDSRSIREAFEGVLSLGFVEVLVYNAYQPVSWHPTNFTDIRVEHFEKSLAVSSVGAFHCAQQVVPGMVERGRGTILFTGCSASLSGIAGYSQLCCGKFAMRALSQCLAKEFQPLGVHVANVIIHGIVGTPRGAIASSSQHRLLVGEQQHQQTRGREGEGLMDPDALAQTYWYLHIQDRSSWTQEIDLHPSNQRYM, encoded by the exons ATGCGGAGCATGGCGAGTTCAGCCTCATCCAGAGGGAATATTGCTGCCATTGTTGGTGTGGGACCGAAACTCGGCCGCTCTATCGCCCGCAAGTTCGCCCACGAAGGCTATACTGTTGCCATCCTCGCCCGTGACTTAG GTAGATTATCAAGATTTGCAGATGAGATAGCGAGAGAAGAAAAAGCTCAGGTCTTTGCCATCAGGATAGATTGTTCAGATTCCCGAAGCATAAGAGAGGCATTTGAGGGAGTTCTATCACTGGGCTTTGTGGAAGTGTTGGTCTACAATGCATACCAGCCAGTATCTTGGCACCCCACAAACTTCACAGACATTAGAGTTGAACACTTTGAGAAATCTCTGGCTGTCTCTTCCGTCGGCGCCTTCCACTGCGCTCAACAG GTAGTTCCAGGTATGGTGGAAAGAGGAAGAGGGACAATTCTTTTCACTGGGTGTTCAGCTTCTCTTAGTGGCATTGCCGGTTATTCTCAGTTAT GCTGTGGAAAATTTGCAATGAGAGCCTTATCTCAATGTCTAGCAAAGGAGTTTCAACCTCTTGGAGTACACGTGGCGAATGTCATCATCCACGGCATCGTTGGCACGCCCAG GGGGGCAATAGCATCAAGTTCGCAGCACAGGTTGTTGGTTGGGGAACAACAGCACCAACAAACCAGGGGACGGGAAGGGGAGGGGTTGATGGACCCAGATGCGCTGGCTCAAACCTACTGGTATTTGCACATCCAAGACCGATCCTCTTGGACCCAAGAGATTGATCTCCACCCCTCCAACCAAAGATACATGTAG